In one Plasmodium falciparum 3D7 genome assembly, chromosome: 14 genomic region, the following are encoded:
- a CDS encoding plasmepsin I, with translation MALSIKEDFSSAFAKNESAVNSSTFNNNMKTWKIQKRFQILYVFFFLLITGALFYYLIDNVLFPKNKKINEIMNTSKHVIIGFSIENSHDRIMKTVKQHRLKNYIKESLKFFKTGLTQKPHLGNAGDSVTLNDVANVMYYGEAQIGDNKQKFAFIFDTGSANLWVPSAQCNTIGCKTKNLYDSNKSKTYEKDGTKVEMNYVSGTVSGFFSKDIVTIANLSFPYKFIEVTDTNGFEPAYTLGQFDGIVGLGWKDLSIGSVDPVVVELKNQNKIEQAVFTFYLPFDDKHKGYLTIGGIEDRFYEGQLTYEKLNHDLYWQVDLDLHFGNLTVEKATAIVDSGTSSITAPTEFLNKFFEGLDVVKIPFLPLYITTCNNPKLPTLEFRSATNVYTLEPEYYLQQIFDFGISLCMVSIIPVDLNKNTFILGDPFMRKYFTVFDYDNHTVGFALAKKKL, from the coding sequence atGGCTTTATCAATTAAAGAAGATTTTTCAAGCGCTTTTGCGAAAAATGAATCAGCTGTGAATAGCTctacatttaataataatatgaaaacatGGAAGATTCAGAAACGATTTCAAATATTATAcgtgttttttttcttattgaTTACCGGagcattattttattatcttatagataatgtattattcccaaaaaataaaaagataaatgAAATTATGAATACCTCAAAACATGTAATAATTGGATTTAGTATTGAAAATTCTCATGACAGAATTATGAAAACAGTAAAACAACACagattaaaaaattatattaaagaatCCTTGAAATTTTTCAAAACAGGACTTACACAAAAACCACATTTAGGTAATGCTGGTGATAGTGTAACATTAAATGATGTAGCTAATGTAATGTATTATGGAGAAGCTCAAATTGGAGATAATAAACAAAAGTTtgcttttatttttgataCAGGATCAGCAAATTTATGGGTTCCAAGTGCTCAATGTAATACTATTGGCtgtaaaacaaaaaatcTTTATGATTCTAATAAATCCAAAACATATGAAAAAGATGGTACTAAAGTAGAAATGAATTATGTATCTGGAACAGTAAGCGGATTTTTTAGTAAAGATATAGTTACTATAGCAAATTTATCATTtccatataaatttattgaaGTTACAGATACCAATGGTTTCGAACCAGCTTATACCTTAGGACAATTTGATGGTATAGTAGGTTTAGGATGGAAAGATTTGTCTATAGGTTCAGTAGATCCTGTTGTTGTCgaattaaaaaatcaaaataaaatcGAACAAGCCGTTTTTACCTTTTATTTACCATTTGATGATAAACACAAAGGTTATTTAACCATAGGAGGTATTGAAGATAGATTTTATGAAGGTCAATTAacttatgaaaaattaaaccACGATTTATATTGGCAAGTTGATTTAGATCTACATTTTGGTAATTTAACTGTAGAAAAAGCTACTGCAATTGTTGACAGTGGTACTAGTTCTATAACGGCACCAACTGAATTCCTTAACAAATTCTTTGAAGGTTTAGATGTTGTTAAAATACCTTTCTtaccattatatataactacATGTAATAACCCTAAATTACCAACTCTAGAATTCAGATCAGCAACAAATGTTTATACCTTAGAACCAGAATACTACTTACAACAAATATTCGATTTTGGTATATCATTATGTATGGTATCTATAATACCTGTTGATTTGAACAAAAATACCTTCATATTAGGTGACCCATTCATGAGAAAATATTTCACCGTCTTTGATTATGATAATCACACTGTTGGTTTCGCCCTtgccaaaaaaaaattgtaa
- a CDS encoding rRNA 2'-O-methyltransferase fibrillarin, putative translates to MTDSFRGGSGNFKRNSNNFGKGNNNAVRKGSNWKGFNGGRGGGGGGRGGGGGGRGGGGGGRGGGGGRGGGGGRGNKDRKSFKKDNKSGKVIVVPHRFPGVYLLKGKSDILVTKNLVPGESVYGEKRYEVMTEDEKIEYRVWNPFRSKLGACLMGGVGNMPIKPGSKVLYLGAANGTSVSHVSDMVGDEGVVYAVEFSHRSGRDLTNMSKKRSNIVPIVEDARQPTKYRMLVDMVDVVFADVAQPDQARIVAMNAHMFLKTGGWFIISIKANCVDSTAKPEVVFASEMEKLKKENCKPKEKLTLEPFHRHHAIVLGMYR, encoded by the exons atgacaG ACTCTTTTAGGGGTGGATCTGGGAATTTTAAGAGGAACAGCAATAATTTTGGGAAGGGAAATAATAACGCTGTACGTAAAGGAAGTAACTGGAAAGGCTTCAATGGTGGTCGAGGTGGAGGAGGTGGAGGAAGAGGCGGAGGAGGAGGTGGACGAGGCGGAGGAGGTGGAGGAAGAGGCGGAGGAGGAGGAAGAGGTGGTGGTGGAGGAAGAGGAAATAAAGATAGAAAGAGTTTTAAAAAGGATAACAAATCTGGAAAAGTAATTGTAGTACCTCATAGATTTCCAggtgtttatttattaaaaggaaAATCAGATATATTAGTTACCAAAAATTTAGTGCCTGGAGAAAGTGTATATGGTGAAAAAAGATATGAAGTTATGACAGAAGATGAGAAAATAGAATATAGAGTATGGAATCCATTTAGATCTAAATTAGGGGCATGTTTAATGGGAGGTGTAGGTAATATGCCTATAAAACCAGGATCTaaagttttatatttagGTGCAGCTAATGGTACTTCTGTTTCTCATGTTTCTGATATGGTAGGTGATGAAGGTGTTGTCTATGCTGTGGAATTTTCGCATAGATCAGGTAGAGATCTTACAAATATGTCTAAAAAGAGATCAAATATTGTTCCCATTGTAGAAGATGCAAGACAACCAACCAAATATAGAATGCTTGTAGATATGGTAGATGTTGTTTTTGCTGATGTCGCACAACCGGATCAAGCACGTATAGTTGCTATGAATGCAcatatgtttttaaaaacagGAGGATggtttattatttctatcaAAGCTAATTGTGTTGATTCTACTGCTAAACCAGAAGTCGTATTTGCATCTGAAatggaaaaattaaaaaaagaaaattgtaAACCCAAAGAAAAGTTAACCCTCGAACCTTTCCACCGTCATCATGCTATAGTTTTGGGTATGTAtcgataa
- a CDS encoding pre-mRNA-splicing factor 38B, putative — protein sequence MDKNNNTENTTTCAPTEKKDPHQNDLNNKEVYNYYYYNNLNDGMGNNRIGYNNIPCENNYDGNRNIQNYYNYNYSYINNKDHVAYGTPGQYMMNYNFMDTGYYHMNNNNNMFNNTLNSFVNKTGDIISPYHAHNIHPNSQLTMKYKLSGNIITNNSFHSSNTNYTNEEKKNCLEMTNTTTYNVNTLLRNNILSSEYFKSLIPIKTFKEVVDEIHSYADHVEPYCIGSNRAPSTLFCCLYKFFTMQLSEKQLKSLIENKDSCYIRACGFLYLRYVHSPANLWMWFEPYLLEEDEFSISCDKRRKVTIGEYVQSLLSDDKYFNTVLPRLPIKIKNVYGARLMIIDDHRRRLKKNKENISKFLKGEPVLAYINGEWEKGEIGGIVNHGKDKFFVRLREIDGNEKLVNIGYVKLEGKDSHKEKDIQKHKSRERSTSISERKRRRRRRNSSSKSTSRRKSRHSRSSSRRKRKRRQRDESRSSSRTRRRSHNRSHKRSSSYEKDYSIDKYSSRSHSRSRRRKHSSKHSSHYKSHNNHRDRSINKYNRPSEEDELYKSKKRRNVSISRSSSSSTRYRKEKYEKTEDELISRFKKLESQKALATGKDYARRPTSYKSSLSLKVDNIPVRRRSRSRSPRRIDNRVVVQVVHTDNTNNDNNTSENMKLKELMKKYNKDDTNDEPKMNNSNLEEMDIMTLG from the exons atggataaaaataataatacagaaAATACAACAACATGCGCACCTACTGAAAAAAAAGACCCACATCAAAATGATTTAAACAATAAAGAGgtgtataattattattattataataacctAAATGATGGAATGGGTAATAATAGAAtaggatataataatataccttgtgaaaataattatgatggtAATAGaaatattcaaaattattataactataattattcttatataaataataaagatcaTGTAGCATATGGTACACCCGGACAATATATGatgaattataattttatggaTACAGGatattatcatatgaataataataataatatgtttaataataCTTTAAATTCTTTTGTTAATAAAACAGGAGATATTATTTCTCCATATCATGCTCATAATATTCATCCAAATTCTCAGTTAacaatgaaatataaattaagtggtaatataataacaaataattcttttcattcatcaaatacaaattatacaaatgaagaaaaaaaaaattgtctAGAAATGACTAATACAACAACATATAATGTTAATACATTgttaagaaataatattttgtcttcagaatattttaaatcattaatcccaataaaaacatttaaaGAAGTAGTTGATGAAATTCATTCTTATGCTGATCATGTAGAACCATATTGTATTGGAAGTAATAGAGCACCATCAACTCTTTTTTGTTGTCTTTATAAGTTTTTTACAATGCAGTTATCTGAAAAGCAG cTAAAATCTTTAATTGAAAATAAAGACTCATGTTATATAAGGGCCTGCggatttttatatttgagaTATGTCCATTCCCCAgcaaat cTATGGATGTGGTTTGAACCATATCTGTTGGAAGAAGATGAATTTTCTATTTCTTGTGACAAAAGAAGGAAAGTAACAATAGGAGAGTATGTACAAAGTTTATTATCAgatgataaatattttaatacag ttttaCCAAGGTTACCTATAAAGATTAAGAATGTATACGGAGCACGTTTAATGATTATAGACGACCACAGGAGGcgattaaaaaagaataaggaaaatatttcaaaatttttaaagGGGGAGCCTGTTTTAGCTTATATAAA cGGAGAGTGGGAAAAAGGCGAAATAGGAGGTATCGTAAATCACGGAAAGGATAAATTTTTTGTACGCCTAAGAGAAATTGATGGAAACGAAAAGCTAGTTAATATCGGATATGTAAAATTAGAAGGCAAAGATTCACATAAGGAAAAAGATATACAGAAACATAAGAGCAGAGAAAGAAGTACTAGTATAAGTGAAAGGAAAAGAAGACGACGAAGAAgaaatagtagtagtaaaaGTACGAGTAGAAGAAAATCAAGACATAGTAGAAGTAGTAGtagaagaaaaaggaaaaggagACAAAGAGATGAAAGTAGAAGCAGTAGTAGAACAAGACGTAGAAGTCATAATCGTAGTCATAAAAGAAGTTCTAGTTATGAAAAAGATTATAGTATTGATAAATATTCAAGTCGTAGTCATAGTAGAAGTAGAAGAAGAAAACATAGTAGTAAACATTCCTCACATTATAAATCACATAATAATCATCGAGATAGgtctataaataaatataatagacCATCAGAAGAAGATGAGttatataaaagtaaaaaaagaagaaatgtATCTATTTCTAGATCTTCATCGAGTAGTACAAGATAtagaaaggaaaaatatgaaaaaacagAAGATGAATTAATTAgtagatttaaaaaattggAAAGTCAAAAAGCTTTAGCCACAGGGAAAGATTATGCACGTAGACCAACATCATATAAATCTTCTCTTTCGTTAAAAGTAGATAACATACCTGTAAGAAGAAGATCAAGATCACGATCTCCTAGAAGAATTGATAATAGGGTAGTAGTACAAGTAGTGCACACAGATAATACAaacaatgataataatacatcTGAAAATATGAAACTTAAAGAAttaatgaagaaatataataaagatgatacAAATGATGAAcctaaaatgaataattcaAACTTAGAAGAAATGGATATTATGACATTAGGTTGA
- a CDS encoding multifunctional methyltransferase subunit TRM112, putative, which produces MRLLTHNFLKCNETQCTGGYPLTIKLDMDSQENIKIIDQDINVEFVKNVLSKVDYDVLYNTAKQFGINLLASYNSDHLEDEEFLNSVHHALFKVHIMEGSLVCPKCNISFPIKDGIPNMLTGNEK; this is translated from the exons atgagACTTTTAacacataattttttaaaatg cAATGAAACACAGTGCACAGGAGGTTATCCGCTAACCATAAAATTAGATATGGATTctcaagaaaatataaaaataatagatcAAGATATAAATGTAGaatttgtaaaaaatgtattgTCAAAAGTTGATTACgatgttttatataacacAGCTAAGCAG tttGGTATAAATTTACTAGCTAGCTATAATAGTGATCACCTGGAAGATGAagaatttttaaattcaGTTCATCATGCCCTTTTTAAg GTTCATATAATGGAAGGGTCTTTGGTATGTCCCAAATGTAACATTTCTTTTCCAATAAAAGATg gTATTCCTAACATGTTAACTGGAaacgaaaaataa
- a CDS encoding plasmepsin IV gives MALTVKEEEFSNTLIKNASAFDRLKLGNLKNLKIQKKLQFLYLILFVLITGVFFFFLIGNFYSHRKLYQVIKNTKHTTIGFKIDRPHDKVLSSVLKNKLSTYVKESFKFFKSGYAQKGYLGSENDSIELDDVANLMFYGEGQIGTNKQPFMFIFDTGSANLWVPSVNCDSIGCSTKHLYDASASKSYEKDGTKVEISYGSGTVRGYFSKDVISLGDLSLPYKFIEVTDADDLEPIYSGSEFDGILGLGWKDLSIGSIDPVVVELKKQNKIDNALFTFYLPVHDKHVGYLTIGGIESDFYEGPLTYEKLNHDLYWQIDLDIHFGKYVMQKANAVVDSGTSTITAPTSFLNKFFRDMNVIKVPFLPLYVTTCDNDDLPTLEFHSRNNKYTLEPEFYMDPLSDIDPALCMLYILPVDIDDNTFILGDPFMRKYFTVFDYEKESVGFAVAKNL, from the coding sequence ATGGCTCTTACCGTtaaagaagaagaatttTCGAATACATTGATTAAAAATGCTTCAGCATTTGATCGATTGAAATTAGGTAATTTGAAGAACTTGAAAATCCAGAAAAAGCTTcagtttttatatttaatattgttTGTCCTTATTACGGGtgtgtttttcttttttttgattgGAAATTTTTATTCACATCGCAAGTTGTATCAAGTTATTAAAAACACAAAACACACAACTATAGGATTTAAAATTGATAGACCACATGATAAGGTTTTGAGCTCTgtattgaaaaataaattaagcACATATGTAAAAGAGAGcttcaaattttttaaatcagGTTATGCACAAAAAGGATATTTAGGAAGTGAAAATGACAGTATTGAATTAGATGATGTTGCTAATTTAATGTTTTATGGTGAAGGACAAATTGGAACTAATAAACAAccatttatgtttattttcgATACCGGTTCAGCTAATTTATGGGTTCCAAGTGTAAATTGTGATTCCATTGGATGCAGTACTAAACATCTTTATGATGCATCTGCATCTAAATCATATGAAAAAGATGGAACAAAGGTAGAAATATCTTACGGTTCAGGAACTGTTAGAGGATACTTTAGTAAAGATGTAATAAGCCTTGGAGATTTATCATTACCATACAAATTTATTGAAGTTACAGATGCAGATGATTTAGAACCCATATATAGTGGTTCCGAATTTGATGGTATCCTAGGTTTAGGATGGAAAGATTTATCCATTGGTTCTATTGATCCGGTTGTTGTTGAATTAAagaaacaaaacaaaatcgACAATgctttatttacattttatttacCTGTTCATGATAAACACGTTGGTTATTTAACTATAGGTGGTATCGAAAGTGATTTTTATGAAGGACCTTTAacttatgaaaaattaaatcatGACTTATATTGGCAAATAGATTTAGATATACACTTTGGTAAATATGTCATGCAAAAAGCAAATGCTGTTGTTGATAGTGGTACAAGTACTATAACAGCACCAACCAGTTTTCTTAATAAATTCTTTAGAGATATGAATGTTATTAAAGTACCATTCTTACCATTATATGTAACCACCTGTGATAACGATGATTTACCAACACTTGAATTCCAttcaagaaataataaatacacatTAGAACCTGAATTCTATATGGACCCATTATCAGATATTGATCCAGCTCTATGTATGCTCTACATATTGCCTGTTGATATTGAtgataatacatttattttaggAGATCCATTTATGAGAAAATATTTCACCGTTTTTgattatgaaaaagaaagtGTTGGTTTTGCAGTAgctaaaaatttataa
- a CDS encoding LCCL/lectin adhesive-like protein 1, with protein sequence MIKFKDILIFINIYILILNAYCKEWCKATFEYGKSDYAECISEGDSISRYMIETIPILSKDVDLYSNVSLVLSNGYGSKTKEIIIGNENDGLLNKIFTVRSDIGNPEYIHIKLNSQNKNWKCKKITVWKDYKYWVFDCIGSLNDKKPESTYFLSGNKIYIAYVQTGKDIEAATTGTIEIILLGNNKRSNTKVLHEGFSAGGLKKIKFQASDVGELEDIILINNSLNDPWYCDFVKIKSDNNNKIYIFNVKSWIGAPYDKNVKVNIKSDTIEGTSKDIDCHIRAIDLINTNNINKLLQNKVQIFKVRCPQNCHNSEFAIIEGSSIHPSSTSICAAAIHDGSISPSGGEIIVTVASELNHYYTIKEKIFNELEALDFSAKADEKNFTFFTYHLDSIDDIISNVRIVDSFGKLSSLGRLEIRLKNKNSWGTVCVKGPNFEFNDDAAKRACKDLGFPNGIHIKENCANLNGQNYCAGYKYPFASSGILCTGHEKDISKCNADDFSHCVDHHDDVIIQCLHYSSNELINDGAIRLVDINGAPSNNGIGRLQIYYHGVFGSVCSEGWVKEAENIVCHELGYNGLKGNGFSHHSCTDISGENLCGPDTEKINAVNIKCKGDEKLLRNCPHETHDDIYCSHDEDVIVGCVGGDNNSHGEEQNKKHLINLEKKKFHPKIELTCFDKMLSKSNLSVATTGDVFLASCPEKCDEEVGIVKGTFLYTYDSPICKSAIHSGVLPNNIAEDIVLSIAHTHNNFIGTKRNNIESHDFKGTSKSFTISIPTMSLLREERKSNPKSEDEMINKNEIDLTYDHSVFNNKLDHHITSSMKPTFQWIAPTGFVGFNGKENDYIDCTNLPNEKYIRSLSNFTFIVYFTLNGGEGTWRTILSHSLCEGISISINEDNELIIEQNCNPHLLKSKFKPKFGQTYHISLVFNKINKTLYLYINGKKVITEKNTYNFTLSGDLIIGRSNQTTKDYFIGNIHLVEIYKYTLSEQEIKESLNSSLSLEYLNMNILEQMSNTKKDKKKNQKNKKGVQKTIDGRDCVTPCKSKNMINKDLQINTQQINLKCQDNLLSEQFNGKIGSQFLVSCIENCTKSKYFIKGTNNYYTPDSSICKAAIHAGIYKPNMGNKNNTFVIRIVEGLLEYKSSRGHFGILSKSEKQSQLRSFSVLSENEENIFTCSTDGQFILNLSVGEKRTINCPSNCNIIKDKIYGTNIYSPTSVLCKAAIHSGALSNQGGLVEIIVGTGQEEFKGSTQNNVESFSSNNHSRSITFNKHMEL encoded by the coding sequence ATGATAAAATTTAAAGATATCCTTATcttcattaatatttatatattaattttaaatgcATATTGTAAAGAATGGTGTAAAGCCACGTTTGAATATGGTAAGTCTGATTATGCTGAATGTATAAGTGAAGGAGATAGTATTAGTAGATATATGATTGAAACTATTCCAATATTATCTAAAGATGTAGATTTATATAGTAATGTTTCTTTAGTTCTTTCGAATGGTTATGGTTCTAAAACAAAGGAAATAATTATAGGGAATGAAAATGATGGTTTATTAAATAAGATTTTTACAGTTCGTTCAGATATAGGAAATCctgaatatatacatataaaattaaattcacaaaataaaaattggaaatgtaaaaaaattacGGTTTGGAAAGATTATAAATATTGGGTTTTTGATTGTATTGGTTCATTAAATGATAAGAAACCAGAGAGTACCTACTTTTTATcaggaaataaaatatatatagctTATGTACAAACAGGTAAAGATATTGAAGCAGCTACAACAGGTACTAttgaaattattttattaggTAATAATAAACGAAGTAATACTAAAGTATTACATGAAGGATTTAGTGCTGGaggtttaaaaaaaataaaatttcaaGCATCTGATGTAGGGGAATTAGaagatattattttaattaacaATTCTTTAAATGATCCTTGGTATTGTGATtttgttaaaataaaatctgataataataacaaaatttatatttttaatgtaaAGAGCTGGATAGGTGCTccttatgataaaaatgtaaaggtTAATATAAAATCAGATACTATTGAAGGAACTTCTAAAGATATAGATTGTCATATACGTGCTATAGATCTAATTAATACaaacaatattaataaattattacaaaataaagtACAAATATTTAAAGTCAGATGTCCACAAAATTGTCACAATTCTGAATTTGCTATTATTGAAGGCTCATCTATACATCCATCATCTACATCTATTTGTGCAGCAGCTATACATGATGGTTCTATATCACCTAGTGGTGGTGAAATTATTGTTACTGTAGCAAGTGAattaaatcattattatactataaaagagaaaatatTCAACGAATTGGAAGCTCTTGATTTTAGTGCTAAAgcagatgaaaaaaattttactttttttacaTATCATCTAGATTCTATAGATGATATAATTAGTAATGTACGTATTGTAGATTCGTTTGGAAAATTATCATCCTTAGGAAGATTAGAAATAcgcttaaaaaataaaaacagtTGGGGTACCGTTTGTGTAAAGGGACCAAATTTTGAATTTAATGATGATGCAGCTAAAAGAGCTTGTAAAGATTTAGGCTTTCCTAATGGTATTCATATCAAAGAAAATTGTGCAAATTTAAATGGACAGAATTATTGTGCTGGATATAAATATCCATTTGCTTCATCAGGTATTTTATGTACAGGTcatgaaaaagatatatcAAAATGTAATGCTGATGATTTCTCACATTGTGTAGATCATCATGATGATGTTATAATTCAATGTTTACATTACTCATCaaatgaattaataaatGATGGTGCTATTAGACTTGTAGATATTAATGGAGCACCTTCAAATAATGGTATAGGAagattacaaatatattatcatggTGTCTTCGGATCTGTTTGTTCAGAAGGGTGGGTTAAAGAAGCCGAAAATATTGTATGTCATGAATTAGGTTATAATGGATTAAAAGGTAATGGTTTTTCTCATCATTCATGTACAGATATATCTGGTGAAAATTTGTGTGGGCCAGATactgaaaaaataaatgctgttaatattaaatgtaaAGGTGATGAGAAATTATTAAGAAATTGCCCTCATGAAACACATGATGATATTTATTGTTCTCATGATGAAGATGTTATTGTTGGATGTGTTGGAGGTGATAATAATTCACATGGagaagaacaaaataaaaaacatttaataaatttggaaaagaaaaaatttcatCCAAAGATAGAATTAACATGTTTTGATAAAATGTTATCCAAATCTAATCTAAGTGTTGCGACAACAGGAGATGTGTTTTTAGCTAGTTGTCCTGAAAAATGTGATGAAGAAGTAGGCATTGTTAAAggaacatttttatatacatatgattcTCCTATATGTAAATCCGCAATTCATTCAGGTGTACTACCAAATAATATAGCAGAAGATATAGTATTATCAATTGCCCATACACATAACAATTTTATAGgaacaaaaagaaataatatagaatCTCATGATTTTAAAGGTACCTCTAAAAGTTTTACGATTAGTATACCAACTATGTCTCTTTTAAgagaagaaagaaaaagtaaTCCAAAATCGGAAGATgaaatgataaataaaaatgaaatagatTTAACATATGATCATTCagtttttaataataaattagatCATCATATAACTAGTTCTATGAAACCAACATTTCAATGGATTGCTCCTACAGGATTTGTTGGATTTAATGGGAAAGAGAATGATTACATAGATTGTACGAATTTGcctaatgaaaaatatatcagAAGTTTATCaaattttacatttattgtatattttaCTTTAAATGGAGGAGAAGGAACATGGAGAACTATTTTATCTCATAGTTTATGTGAAGGAATATCTATATCTAttaatgaagataatgaaTTAATCATAGAACAAAATTGTAATCCCCATTTACTTAAAAGTAAATTTAAACCCAAGTTTGGGCAAACATATCACATTTCATTAGTGTTCAATAAAATCaataaaacattatatttatatataaacggCAAAAAAGTAATAACAGAAAAAAATACCTATAACTTTACATTAAGTGGTGATTTAATAATAGGAAGATCTAATCAAACAACGAAAGATTATTTTATAGGTAATATACATTTagtagaaatatataaatatacattatcagaacaagaaataaaagaatcaTTAAACTCATCGTTATCAttagaatatttaaatatgaatatattagaaCAAATGTCGAAtacaaaaaaagataaaaaaaaaaatcaaaaaaataaaaaaggagtACAAAAAACTATTGATGGACGTGATTGTGTTACACCATGtaaatcaaaaaatatgataaataaagatttacaaataaatacacaacaaattaatttaaaatgtCAAGATAATTTACTTTCTGAACAATTTAATGGAAAAATAGGATCTCAGTTTTTAGTTAGTTGCATAGAAAATTGTacaaaatcaaaatattttattaaaggaaccaataattattataccCCTGATTCATCAATATGTAAAGCAGCAATACATGCAGGAATATATAAACCAAATAtgggaaataaaaataatacatttgtTATTAGAATTGTAGAAGGATTATTAGAATATAAATCTTCTAGAGGACATTTTGGTATTCTTAGTAAATCAGAAAAACAATCACAATTAAGATCTTTTTCAGTTCTTtcagaaaatgaagaaaatatttttacatgttCTACTGATGgacaatttatattaaatttatcaGTAGGAGAAAAAAGAACTATTAATTGCCCATCAAATtgcaatataataaaagacaAAATTTATGGAACCAACATTTATAGTCCTACATCAGTACTATGTAAAGCTGCAATACATTCAGGCGCTTTATCGAATCAAGGTGGGCTAGTAGAAATTATTGTAGGCACAGGACAAGAAGAATTTAAAGGATCCACACAAAATAATGTAGAATCATTTTCTTCAAATAATCATAGTAGATCAATAACATTTAATAAACATATGGAATTATAA